Proteins co-encoded in one Gemmatimonadota bacterium genomic window:
- the lptE gene encoding LPS assembly lipoprotein LptE: protein MMNPKPRRSPAVFLIPLFSACMVVMACYYSTSQGSRAGDIRNIVIPLFDNTTVETGIQESLTDTVIERFLTNGEFRIVDLRQADAAIIGVITDLQEESVAFSAGTLAREVRLWIVVDVRFETVDKKEVIWEERQLRTFGDYAIDTGTDSDREPALETAIEKMADEILNQSISGW from the coding sequence ATGATGAATCCGAAACCCCGCCGAAGTCCCGCCGTCTTCCTGATCCCGTTGTTTTCCGCCTGCATGGTGGTAATGGCGTGCTACTACTCCACTTCGCAGGGATCGCGCGCCGGAGACATACGCAACATCGTCATACCGCTGTTTGACAACACCACGGTGGAGACCGGCATTCAGGAATCGCTGACGGACACCGTGATCGAACGGTTTCTCACCAACGGCGAATTCAGGATCGTGGATCTGCGGCAGGCGGACGCGGCGATCATCGGCGTAATCACCGATTTGCAGGAGGAGTCCGTGGCGTTCTCCGCGGGAACGCTGGCCCGGGAAGTCCGCCTCTGGATCGTCGTGGACGTCCGTTTTGAAACCGTGGACAAGAAGGAAGTGATCTGGGAGGAAAGGCAGCTGCGTACCTTCGGCGACTACGCCATCGATACCGGTACGGACTCCGACCGCGAGCCGGCCCTTGAGACCGCCATCGAGAAAATGGCCGACGAGATCCTGAACCAGTCCATATCGGGGTGGTAG